The genome window TCTGGAAAATATGAGATTGGCTAAGTCGGATGCGAGCCTGGCGGAGGTAAAAGCAGCCTGTCAAAAAGCCAGCTGCCATGATTTTATTATGAGCCTGCCAAGGGGCTATGATACGGTGGTGGGCGATGCCGGCGATACTCTTTCCGGTGGGGAAAGGCAGCGGATTACGATTGCCAGAGCCCTGTTAAAGGACAGTCCGATTGTGCTTTTGGACGAAGCGACGGCCTATTCCGACCCGGATAACGAGGCGGAAATCCAAAAGTCAATCAATGAGCTGATTCGGAGCAAAACGGTCATCATGATTGCGCATCGACTTTCGACCATCACTCACGCCGATAATATTTTGGTAATGGACAGGGGCAGGATTGAAAATCAGGGCACACATCCGGAGCTTTTGGCTAAAAGTCCGGTTTACAGAGAACTTTGGGAGGCTCATATCGGAACGGAAAAGCCGGAGGAGGGCAGATAAGATGAGAGAGTTGGTACGCAAACTTTATTTGGTGGCAGGTGAACAGTCCGGCCGGATTACGCAGATGCTGATATTTCATACCCTGAAATCTTTTTTTGAAAGTTTTATGCTGGGCGGGATTTTGTTTTTGCTAATGAAGGCATGTGCAAACATATTTGAAAGCAGGCCGGTGGTTATAAGCGATGTTTACACGCTTGCCTTGATCGCAGCGGCTGGAGTGACGGGAAAAATTATATTCGGATATTTGGCCGATAAAAACAAAAACATTGCTTCCTACAGTTTTGGGGCAGAAAACCGGCTGATCGTCGGTGACCGGCTGAAAAAGGTCAATATGGGATATTTCAGTGATAACGGTCCGGGCGATATTTCCGGTCAGATGTCGGCGGCGATCACTGAGCTGGAAACGGTTGGTATTTTTATTATCACGGCGTTAATTACCGGCACGATTCAAACCGTGATGATGGGGCTGTTTTTGCTCCCCTTTGACGCCGTTACCGGTATTTTGGTCTTAGCCACTATCTTTATAGGTGTTTTTATCAATACCCTGGTTCAGAAAAAAGCGGATCAGCTGACGACGGTGCTGCTGAAAATTAAAATTAAATTAAGTGCCAAAACACTGGAATATGTAAAAGGAATCAGCGTCTTAAAGGCCTTTGGCAAAAATAAAGAGGCAGCAGCGGAACTGCAGACCGCTATTGCCGAAACCAGAAAAGGCTTTCTGGATATTGAAAAAATAACAGCGCCCATTCAGCTTGTGTATTTATCGGTCTTTAAGCTGGGCATAGTCACTATTATTGGGATTTCGCTGCTGCGTTTTATAGCTGGCGGTATTTCTGCCGAAAAAGCCATTATGCTTATCGTTTCAAGTTTTGTGGTATTTTCCGGTATTGAAATGGTGGGCGGAATGCAGAACTTAAAAGGAATTGCGGTACAGGATTTGGATACGGTGATAAAACTCCGGTCTCTGCCGGTGATAGAGGAAGGGAAGCAAACGGAGGTAAAAGAAGCAAAGGTAGAACTGAAAAATGTCAGCTTTTCTTACGGCCAGGGCGAACTGTTTCATAATCTTAATCTGACGATACCGGCCGGCAAAACGACCGCCATTGTCGGATTTTCCGGCAGCGGTAAGACAACGCTCTGCCACTTGGCATCGCGATTTTGGGATGTAACCGGCGGCGAGGTGCTGGTTGACGGCAAAAATGTAAAAGACTTCAATTATGATGCTTTTCTGGCTAACTTTAGCTTTGTGTTTCAGGATGTGTATTTGTTTGATGATACGGTGCGCAGCAATATTAAGTTCGGCAGTCCGGCCGCTTCTGATGAAGAAATGATGGAAGTGGCCAAAAAAGCCAGGTGCCATGATTTTATTATGAGTTTGCCGGCCGGCTATGACACGGTTTTGCAGGAGGGCGGTTCGAACCTTTCCGGCGGGGAGCGGCAGCGGATAGCCATTGCTCGGGCGATGTTAAAGCCCAGCAAAATCGTCATTTTAGATGAAGCTACCTCCAGCATTGACCCGGAAAATGAAAAACAGCTTTTGCAGGCGCTGGCAAATCTGTTAAAGGATAAGACGACCATAGTAATTGCCCATAAGCTGAATACGATTAAAAATGCCGATCAAATCGTGGTGCTGGGGCGGGGCGGCATTGAAAGCAGCGGCACGCATGCCGAGCTGATGGCGAAATCGCCGATTTATCAAAGGTTTGTGGCTTACCGGGAAAGCGCGGCCGGCTGGGAAGTCGGGGTGTAGGCAGGGAGCAGGCGGCAGCCAAGTTGATGGAAAAAGGCTGCGTCAGCTTTGAGTTTATATTTTAACAAGGAAATGTTAAAAGAAAGAAGTGTTGCCAAAATCATCAAACCAGTTAGCAGATAAAACGAAATATGAAAAAAGCACGTTGATGGCAGCGTGCTTTTTTAAATGAAATTTAGCAAAACCGCTTTACTGTTTGATAGATATGAGTTAAAATGAAAAGATAAGGATTAAAGAAAGAAATGCCGGTTGTTTTGGATTTGTGCCTATCATTAAAAAAACGGCTTTTCTTTTACAAGCAGGAGGAGAATTATGCCCAGAAAACAAATCGCAGCCATTGACGTCGGTTCGCATTCGATTCAAATGACCGTCGGCGAGATTAACCGCAAAGGCGAATATCGGGAATTGGATCATTTTTATAAAACGACAACCTTGGGTCGGGATACTTTTAACGACGGCAAGATCAGCTTTGAGTCAGTCGATAAGCTGTGCGAGCTGCTGGAGGTTTTTGCTCAGGTGATTCGAGACTATCAGGTCTCCTATTATAAGGCGGTGGCCACTTCCGCGCTCAGAGAGGCCGGCAACCGGGACTATATTATCGATCAGATTAAACAGAAGACCGGGATTGAGATTCAGGTAATCAGCAATTCGGAGGAGCAGTTTTATCATCACCGGGCGATTAAATCATGCATGAGCGGAATTGATAATATTTTAACAGAAAATACGCTGATGATTGCCGTGGGAGCGGGCAGTATTCAAATTACGGCGTATCATGACCAGACGCTTCATTCCACTCAAAACATCAAAATTGGAGCGCTTCGGCTGCGTGAGGTGTTCGGCACCTTGGAGAATGAGCTTCTGGATTATCAAATGGTGATTGAAGAATATATCAAGGCCAATCTGGATGCGATTGATATTTTTCAGGAAAATCTCTGCTATAAGAATTTGATTGTAGTCGGCGGAGAAATCGAGTTGCTGAACCGGATTCAGCAGTCCTTTTTTGGGCAGAGCAGCGATCGTTTTCCGGCCGAAGATTTTTACCGGCTGTATCAGTTTATTCTCCGGCAAAATGTGGAAGAACTGGGAAAAAATTATGAGATTTCTTATGAGAGAGCGGAAATTCTGCATCCGATCGTTATGCTGTTGGGGAACCTGATTATGCAGATTGATGCCAAACAGATTATTTTGTCCAAGGCCGGTTTAAACGAAGGCATCATCAACGAAATGCATGAAGAAATTTATTCGCTGACCAGCAAAGCGGCTTATGCCGATGATATTTTGGAAAATGCCAGAGAAGTGGCGGGGCGCTTTTATTATCATGAAAAGCATCAGAAAATATTGGAAAACTACGCCGCTTTTATCTTTAAAAAGACAAAGCGCCTGCACGGCATGAATGAAGAAGAGCTGCTGCTGCGGGCGGCCATCATTTTGCAGGATGTGGGCAAAGCGATTGACCAAAGCAATCATTCGCTGCATTCTTATCATATTATCGGAGCGTTGGAGATTTTGGGCTTATCGGAGCGGGAAGTTAATATTATTGCACATGTGGCCGGCAATCATACCGACAGCCGACCGAAGCTGACGGACGCGGCCTACCGGGCTTTGCCGCAGCGGGATCGGATTTTGGTATCTAAGCTGACGGCGATTATCGGTTTGGCCAATGCTCTGGATAAATCGCATCAGGGCAAGTATGTGTTGCAGTCGATCAATATTAAGAATAAAGAATTGATGGTAATTGCCACGACCCGGTTTTTGACCAATACCACTTTAGAAGAATGGAGCTTTCGGTCCAAAGCCAAGTTTTTTAAAGAAGTCTTTGGTATTATGCCGATTTTAAAGATTAAAAAGGAGTATCAATGATGATGCAAAAAGCAGGACAAGCCGTTGATTTATCAAATCCGCAGTATTATGAAAACAGGGAGCTGAGCTGGCTGGAGTTTAACCAAAGAGTATTGGAGGAAGCGGAAAATCCGGAAAATCCTTTATTTGAAAGATTAAAGTTCCTGTCGATTGTCAGTTCCAATTTGGACGAGTTTTTTATGGTTCGGGTTGCCTCGCTCAAAGAACAGGTTGACGCCGGTTATACGAAAGAAGATTTTGCCGGTTTTACGCCGAAAGGTCAGTTAAAAGCGATTTCGGTGCGGACGCATGTGATGGTGGAAGAACAGGTGCAGCATTTTAAAAGAGGAATTTTGCCGCAGCTGCGCAAAAAGAAGATTATTTTTCATTCGGAGCTGCCAAAACTGACGGCCACGCAAAAAAGCTTTGTTGAGCAGTATTTTACCAATATGCTATATCCGATTTTAACACCGATGGGCGTTGATTCTTCGCGGCCTTTTCCGCTGATTATGAATAAAACCCTGAATATCGGGGTGATTGTTGAAAATAAGGGCAGGGAGGAGTTTGCCACCATTCAGGTGCCGTCGATCATTGACCGGCTGATTAAGATTCCGGCGGCGGAGGATGGATATCATGAATTTGTGTACCTGGAAGATGTTATCACGGAATATATCGACCGCCTGTTTGTCGGCCGGCAGGTGCTGGCCTGCGGACAGTACCGGATTACGCGCAATTCTGACCTCTTGATTGATGAAGAAGAAGCCGAAGATTTATTGCTGGAGATTGA of Lachnospiraceae bacterium oral taxon 500 contains these proteins:
- a CDS encoding ABC transporter ATP-binding protein — its product is MRELVRKLYLVAGEQSGRITQMLIFHTLKSFFESFMLGGILFLLMKACANIFESRPVVISDVYTLALIAAAGVTGKIIFGYLADKNKNIASYSFGAENRLIVGDRLKKVNMGYFSDNGPGDISGQMSAAITELETVGIFIITALITGTIQTVMMGLFLLPFDAVTGILVLATIFIGVFINTLVQKKADQLTTVLLKIKIKLSAKTLEYVKGISVLKAFGKNKEAAAELQTAIAETRKGFLDIEKITAPIQLVYLSVFKLGIVTIIGISLLRFIAGGISAEKAIMLIVSSFVVFSGIEMVGGMQNLKGIAVQDLDTVIKLRSLPVIEEGKQTEVKEAKVELKNVSFSYGQGELFHNLNLTIPAGKTTAIVGFSGSGKTTLCHLASRFWDVTGGEVLVDGKNVKDFNYDAFLANFSFVFQDVYLFDDTVRSNIKFGSPAASDEEMMEVAKKARCHDFIMSLPAGYDTVLQEGGSNLSGGERQRIAIARAMLKPSKIVILDEATSSIDPENEKQLLQALANLLKDKTTIVIAHKLNTIKNADQIVVLGRGGIESSGTHAELMAKSPIYQRFVAYRESAAGWEVGV